The following proteins are encoded in a genomic region of Triticum dicoccoides isolate Atlit2015 ecotype Zavitan chromosome 1B, WEW_v2.0, whole genome shotgun sequence:
- the LOC119350965 gene encoding E3 ubiquitin-protein ligase WAV3-like → MADADADADVCAICLGAMVRGQAGFTAECSHAFHLRCISASVAHGNHDCPLCKAPWTVLPAVNAPLAPPSSSSSSSQQLVRRAYQDDEPTVPAQAAAENNGGSGAAAVVLRTHCEVPALARGAARENFAVLVHAKAPSSEAARASLDLVTVLDVSGSMAGSKLALLKRAMGFVMDNLGPADRLSVVSFSNNASRLIRLARMSDAGKAAAKQAVESLFTNGGTNIGEGLRVAADVLDCRRHMNAVASIMLLSDGQDTYNGADYITLVPPSLRGYNGAGVRPPAVHTFGFGTDHDAAAMHTIAEATGGTFSFIQNQAIVQDAFAQCIGGLLTVVVQEARIAVTCLHPGVRVREVKSGRYDSHVDADGRASSVDVGELYADEERRFLLLMDVPTAEDAEEVTGLLKVSCTYQDAATGQAATVDGDDAVVQRPVEATEVEPSMEVERERLRVAATEDMAAAREAADRGEHAEGGRILRRRLGAMKGSARAHKDLDCEELEDEMHDFIGLVEDRQQYQKFGHARILSGMSSHRNQRAATLGKPPGGRGGRGRGAAYATPAMKKMVDKSREQRQTAAAPAPQPKRKHGRGQQPDSKSGTGKRHKKH, encoded by the coding sequence ATGgcggacgccgacgccgacgccgacgtctGCGCCATCTGCCTCGGCGCCATGGTCCGCGGCCAGGCCGGCTTCACGGCCGAGTGCTCCCACGCCTTCCACCTCCGCTGCATCTCCGCCAGCGTCGCGCACGGCAACCACGACTGCCCGCTCTGCAAGGCGCCCTGGACCGTCCTCCCCGCCGTCAACGCCCCACTCGCACCGccatcgtcgtcttcgtcgtcgtcccaGCAGCTGGTGCGACGCGCGTACCAGGACGACGAGCCGACCGTCCCGGCACAGGCCGCGGCGGAAAACAACGGCGGATCAGGAGCCGCGGCGGTGGTCCTCAGGACGCACTGCGAGGTCCCGGCCCTGGCCAGGGGCGCGGCCCGCGAGAACTTCGCCGTGCTCGTGCACGCCAAGGCGCCGTCCTCCGAGGCGGCGCGCGCGTCGCTTGACCTGGTGACCGTGCTCGACGTCAGCGGCAGCATGGCCGGCAGCAAGCTGGCTCTGCTCAAGCGGGCCATGGGGTTCGTCATGGACAACCTCGGCCCGGCCGACCGCCTCTCCGTCGTGTCCTTCTCCAACAACGCCAGCCGCCTGATCCGGCTCGCGCGCATGTCCGACGCGGGGAAGGCCGCGGCGAAGCAGGCCGTGGAGTCCCTCTTCACGAACGGCGGCACGAACATCGGCGAGGGCCTACGTGTGGCTGCCGATGTGCTTGACTGCCGACGGCACATGAACGCCGTCGCCAGTATCATGCTTCTCTCCGATGGGCAGGACACGTACAACGGCGCCGACTACATCACCCTGGTGCCACCTTCTCTCAGGGGGTACAACGGCGCGGGAGTCCGGCCTCCGGCGGTTCACACGTTCGGCTTCGGCACGGACCACGACGCCGCGGCCATGCACACCATCGCGGAGGCCACCGGCGGCACGTTTTCCTTCATCCAGAACCAGGCGATCGTCCAGGACGCGTTCGCGCAGTGCATCGGCGGCCTCCTCACGGTCGTCGTGCAGGAGGCGCGCATCGCGGTGACATGCTTGCACCCCGGCGTGCGCGTCCGGGAGGTCAAGTCCGGCCGCTACGACAGCCACGTGGACGCCGATGGCCGTGCTTCCTCGGTGGACGTGGGCGAGCTCTACGCCGACGAGGAGAGGCGCTTCTTGCTACTCATGGACGTGCCAACGGCCGAGGACGCTGAAGAAGTCACCGGCCTGCTCAAGGTGAGCTGCACGTACCAGGATGCGGCGACCGGGCAGGCGGCCACCGTCGACGGAGACGACGCGGTTGTCCAGAGGCCCGTCGAGGCGACCGAGGTGGAGCCGTCCATGGAGGTGGAGCGCGAGCGCCTCCGGGTGGCGGCAACCGAGGACATGGCGGCGGCACGCGAGGCGGCTGATCGCGGAGAACATGCCGAGGGCGGACGGATACTACGAAGGCGGCTGGGGGCTATGAAGGGCTCGGCGCGCGCTCACAAGGACCTCGACTGCGAGGAGCTGGAGGACGAAATGCACGACTTCATCGGTCTCGTGGAAGACAGGCAGCAGTACCAAAAGTTTGGGCACGCGCGCATCCTGTCGGGCATGAGCTCGCACCGGAATCAGCGCGCCGCCACGCTGGGGAAGCCGCCTGGTGGCCGTGGCGGCCGCGGGCGGGGGGCGGCTTACGCGACTCCAGCAATGAAGAAGATGGTGGACAAGTCACGCGAGCAGCGGCAGACCGCAGCGGCGCCGGCACCACAGCCGAAGAGGAAGCATGGCAGAGGGCAGCAGCCAGACTCCAAGAGCGGCACGGGCAAACGTCACAAAAAACATTAA
- the LOC119349745 gene encoding calcium-dependent protein kinase 15-like: protein MEDVRATYTFGRELGRGQFGVTYLATHKSTGARHACKSIAARKLARADDVEDARREVQIMHHLTGHRSIVELRGAYEDRHSVNLVMELCEGGELFDRIIARGHYSERAAATLCREVVSVVHSCHSMGVMHRDLKPENFLFLNKREDSPLKATDFGLSVFFKPGEQFRDLVGSAYYVAPEVLKRRYGAEADIWSAGVILYILLSGVPPFWAENEEGIFDAVLKGHIDFSSDPWPSISNGAKDLVKRMLRQDPKERLTAAEILNHPWIREDGEAPDKPLDITVISRMKQFRAMNKLKKVALKIVAESLSEEEIVGLREMFKSLDTDNSGTITLDELRAGLPKLGTKITESEIRQLMEAADVDGNGTIDYVEFISATMHMNRLEKEDHIFKAFEYFDKDHSGYITVDELEEALKKYDMGDEATIKDIIAEVDTDHDGKINYQEFVAMMKNNSPEIVPNRRRLF, encoded by the exons ATGGAGGACGTCCGCGCCACCTACACCTTCGGCCGCGAGCTGGGCCGGGGCCAGTTCGGCGTCACCTACCTGGCCACCCACAAGTCaaccggcgcgcgccacgcctgcaAGTCCATCGCCGCCCGAAAGCTCGCGCGCGCCGACGACGTGGAGGACGCGCGGCGGGAGGTGCAGATCATGCACCACCTCACGGGCCACCGCAGCATCGTCGAGCTGCGCGGCGCCTACGAGGACCGCCACTCCGTCAACCTCGTCATGGAGCTCTGCGAGGGCGGGGAGCTCTTCGACCGCATCATCGCGCGGGGACACTACTCCGAGCGCGCCGCCGCCACGCTCTGCCGCGAGGTCGTTAGCGTGGTTCATAGCTGCCACTCCATGGGGGTCATGCACCGCGACCTCAAGCCCGAGAACTTCTTGTTTTTGAATAAGAGGGAGGATTCGCCGCTCAAGGCCACCGATTTCGGGCTCTCCGTCTTCTTCAAGCCCG GTGAGCAGTTCAGGGATCTTGTTGGGAGTGCCTATTATGTGGCTCCGGAGGTGCTGAAGCGGCGATACGGAGCTGAGGCTGACATTTGGAGTGCTGGAGTGATCCTCTACATTCTCCTCTCCGGCGTTCCTCCGTTCTGGGCAG AGAACGAGGAAGGTATATTTGATGCTGTTCTGAAAGGTCACATTGATTTCTCGTCCGATCCATGGCCATCAATTTCAAATGGGGCTAAAGACTTGGTCAAGAGGATGCTACGGCAGGACCCCAAGGAGCGGCTCACGGCTGCGGAAATTTTGA ATCATCCATGGATCAGAGAGGATGGAGAGGCCCCAGACAAACCACTTGATATTACAGTGATCAGTAGAATGAAGCAGTTCAGGGCGATGAACAAGCTTAAGAAGGTCGCCTTGAAG ATTGTTGCAGAGAGCTTGTCAGAGGAAGAGATCGTGGGCTTAAGAGAAATGTTCAAGTCCCTGGATACTGATAACAGTGGGACAATTACTCTTGATGAACTAAGGGCTGGCTTACCAAAGCTTGGTACCAAAATTACTGAATCAGAGATAAGACAGTTAATGGAGGCG GCTGATGTTGATGGAAATGGGACCATTGATTATGTTGAATTCATATCGGCAACAATGCACATGAATAGACTAGAGAAGGAAGACCACATATTTAAAGCATTCGAATACTTTGACAAGGACCACAGCGG GTACATAACAGTTGATGAGTTGGAAGAAGCTCTGAAGAAGTATGATATGGGTGATGAGGCAACAATCAAAGATATCATCGCTGAAGTGGATACAGATCAT GATGGGAAAATTAACTACCAGGAGTTTGTTGCGATGATGAAGAATAACAGCCCAGAGATTGTTCCAAATCGACGGCGCTTGTTTTAA